The Bacillus zhangzhouensis region CATCCAGCGTATAGGAAAAGAGAGGATTGCGGCTTTTATTGCAGAGCCGATTGTTGGAGCAGCGGGTGCGGCGCTTGTTCCGCCAGATGGATATTTTGAGGCGATGAAGCGAGTTTGTGAGGAAAACGATATTTTAATGATTGCAGATGAAGTCATGACAGGCTTTGGACGAACCGGGAAAATGTTTGCCATGGAACATTGGGGCGTCGTACCAGATATTATGGTACTCGGAAAAGGCATGAGCGCCGGTTATTCACCGATTGCGGCAGCTGTCTCAGCGGATCATGTGATGGCACCGATTCTCAGCGGTTCGGGCTCTGTGATGGCAGGCCACACGTATAGCGGCAATCCGCTTTCAGCTGCCGTCTCACTGGCTGTCATTCGATATATGAAAAAACACCAGCTTTCAGAACGGGCTGATTTGTCTGGTCGATATTTAATGAATGCTTTAAAGGATTTGCAAACAAAACATTCCATCATAGGAGATGTAAGAGGAAAGGGACTGCTCATTGGCATTGAGTTTGTCGCAGACCGCTTATCGAAAACACCATTTCCTGTCCATGCTCACATGACGCATTTAGTTGTGGAGACGGCCAAGCAAAATGGTTTGCTTGTTTACCCAGCAAGCGCTGGAGAGAATGGGGTGGGAGGTGCAGCCGTCATGATTGCACCGCCCCTTTCCATTACGCAGCAGGAGATGGATGAACTGATTCATTTATTCGGGCAGACAATGACGCAGGTCGAACAAGAAGTCACCAATCGAGGGTTTTTCCCATCTGCCATGTAGGGAGGAAAGATGATGAACAAAACAGCGTACTTTGATGAGGTCATCACGCATTTTAGAGACGGAATGACCATCATGTTTGGCGGGTTTGGTGGTGTGGGGTCCCCGCCATCATTGATCGATGCCATCCTAGAAGCCAATATCAAAGACCTGACATTGATCGGAAACGATGCAGGCTTCCCGCAAATCGGTGTTGGCAGGCTGATCACAAAAGGGAGAGTCAAGAAAATCATTGCCTCTCATATTGGCTCAAATCCCATTGCCGGACAGAAAATGCAGGCGGGTACACTAGATGTTCATTTTTACCCGCAAGGCATTCTAGCAGAAAAAATCAGAGCAGGCGGGATGGGTTTGGCAGGCATTGTGACTGATGTCGGTATGGATAGTCTCAATCTTGATGAAAAGCAGCTTGTGCCGCTAAACGGAAAGACATATATCCTTGAGCCTGCGCTGACAGCGGATATTGCCATTGTGAATGCCCTCAAAGCAGATGAAGCAGGCAACCTAATTTTTGATAAAAGTGCACGGAATACAAACCCGATTGTGGCGATGGCAGGAGACTGGACGATTGCAGAAGTAGAAGAGATTGTGCCTGTGGGCAGGCTTCATCCAGAAGAAATCGTGACACCAGGTGTATTTGTGAACCAAATCGTGCAATCAAAAGGAGTGAACTGGACATGGGCATGGGAGACATCGATTTAAGACACCGCATAGCCAAACGCGCGGCACAGGAAATTGAAGATGGGATGATCGTCAATCTTGGGATCGGCATCCCGACGCTTGCAGTTGAATACATCCCAGCACATTACGAGGTGTGGCTGCATGCAGAAAACGGCATTATGGGGGCAGGTGCTTCACCAGTACGTGGGGAAGAAGATCCAAATTTATGCAATGCCGGCGGTTTTCCCATTACGTTAACAAAAGGCGGCTCCTATATGGACAGCACCACCGCTTTTGGCATCATTCGCAAAGGGATGCTGGATATGACCATTTTAGGTGCACTTGAAGTCAGCAGTCAGGGTGATCTTGCCAATTGGATTGTGCCAGGTAAACGAGTGCCGGGTATGGGTGGAGCGATTGAGCTCGCGCAAAAAGCGAAAAAGGTGGTGGTCGTGATGAGCCATCTTGATAAACACGGACAATCTAAGGTGAAAGCAGACTGCACGCTCCCTTTAACTGCTAAGTCTTGTGTGGACCTGATTATTACGGATATGGCGGTCATTGAGGTCAAGTCACAGCTACTCATTTTGCGTGAAGTCATGCCGCCGTTTCAGCCGGAAGATGTCATGAGGGCGACAGAGGCGCCGCTCATTTTAGCGCCTGATGTCAAATCTGTTGTGTAGAAAGGATGACCGACTTGCAGTCAATTTCACGTATCAGAAGCTGGATGAAAGAGCATAAGGAAGAAGCCGTGACGCTTCTTCAGCAAATGGTGCAATGTGACAGCACACAAGGAAATGAGCAAGAAGTACAGCAAATCGTAGCAAATAAACTTTCTGCCATTGGCTTTGATGTTGACCTATGGGACATTGGCGGAGATGACTTGCTGAACCACCCGTATTTTTATTCCCCTAGGCGTTCCTTTAAAGGAAGTCCCAATGTCGCCGGACGATTGAAAGGTAAAGGCGGCGGCAAATCCATTTTATTAAATGGGCATGTGGATGTTGTCCCGGCAGGAGATCACAAACAATGGACATATCCGCCCTACAGCGGGCATATCATAAACGGGAGACTTTATGGACGCGGGGCAACAGATATGAAAGGTGGAAACGTTTCTTTACTCTTTGCAATTGAGGCACTGCATGCGCTTCAGATTCCGCTGAAGGGAGATGTCGTGTTTCATAGTGTTGTCGAAGAAGAGAGCGGCGGCGCAGGCACCCTTGCAGCCATACTAAGAGGATATACCGCAGATGCAGCCATCATTCCAGAGCCAAGTCATATGAAAATCTTTCCGTTGCAGCAGGGATCTAAATGGTTCAGACTGCATATTAAAGGAAGGGCTGCTCATGGCGGAACAAGATATCACGGCGTTTCCGCTATTGAAAAGAGCACGATTGTCCTTTCACATATAGCGGCACTTGAAGAAGAAAGAAATCAGCGAATCACCGAGCCGCTGTTTCAGCATATCCCAATTCCGATCCCAATCAATATCGGGAAAATTCAAGGCGGTGATTGGCCATCCTCTGTAGCAGACCTTGTCACAATGGAAGGCAGGCTTGGGGTGATGCCGGGTGAGACGGTAGAAGAGGCAGAGAAGGAACTAGAAAATTGGATGGCAGGACTCGGAGAAAAAGATGAATGGTTCCAAGAACATCCTGTTGAGGTCGAATGGTTTGGTGCAAGATGGCTTCCGGGTTCAATCGATACGGATCACCCGCTTTTAAGTTTATTAAAGAAACAATATGAAGCGGTCATGAAGCAGCCGCCGAAGATTGAAGCCGCCCCTTGGGGAACTGACGGCGGATTACTGTCACAGACGGCAGGTATTCCGATTATCGTATTTGGACCTGGAACAACGGAGCTTGCCCATTTCCCGAATGAATCCATTGACATTGAGCATGTGATTGAAGCAGCAGAGATTATTGCATGTACAATGGTCGAATGGTGTGAAGCAGCAGAATGAGATGAAAATGATCATAAAAAAAGAAGGCTGCCTACTCAGCCTTCTCTATATGTGTGTCCTGCTGTTCACACATATATGTCACTGGACAAAAACGAAGAATGCCAGATCCCAGTTTCATACCGCCAAACATGATGCCCAAAAGCACCATTTTACTCCATGGTTTTCTAGCATATAAGGATCCAGCCACAGTACATATCGTCATTCCGCAGGCAATTCTAATGAGCGCTTCCATTAAGCCGAGATTAGGTTTCATTGAAGGTGAATCTCCTTTTTTAAATTATTTTAAGTGTGATTTCAAGAAATTGTAACGTTTCATTAATGCGTAACGTAGTTCGTTATGTTACGATAGGGCTAATACAAATGAAGGAGAGTATGTGAATGTCCGAACGTACTTTTAATTGGAGAAACAATGACATCCGCACACAAATCGATGTAGTCGACTCAAAAATAGTTCCAACACTCCTTTTAACGAATGGACTCGTGCTTAACCCGTTTTTAAAGCAATGGGTGAAGGCAAATATTTGGATACATGATGATCGAATTGTTTATGTCGGAGCAGAGCTTCCTCAAAATAAATCAGCTAAACGTGTGATTGATTGTGAAGGGAAATACATGGTGCCTGGGTATATAGAGCCTCACGCGCATCCGTTCCATATTTATAATCCCCAATCACTTGCAGAATATGTGTCTCAATTTGGCACAACAACGATGGTCAGCGATAACTTATTTCTTCTTTTGCAAAGCAATGAAAAGAAAGCGCTTTCCACTCTATGTGAATTAAAAAAGCAGCCATTTCAGTATTTCTGGTGGTCCAGATACGATCTTCAAACGGAAGTCAGATATGAAGATGAGATGCTGCCAGTCAACTACCGGAAGGAATGGATTGATCATCCTGACGTCCTCCAAGGCGGCGAATTAACAAGCTGGCCAAGATTGATGGACGGTGATGATCTCATTTTATATTGCATGCAAGAAACGAAGAAGCAGAGAAAACGAATTGAAGGGCATTTCCCAGGAGCTTCTGAGAAAACGCTAACAAAAATGAAGCTGTTTGGCGCGGACAGTGATCATGAAGCGATGAATGCGGACGATGTGTTAAAACGATTGTCCCTTGGCTATCATGTTTCATTGCGGCATTCTTCCATCCGCCCAGATTTAGTGAACATTTTAAGAGAACTGCATGAGCGTGATTTTAGACACTATGACCACTTTTTCTATACAACAGATGGTGCTGCTCCTCACTTTTATGAGGAAGGCATGATTAACCGTTTGATTTCGATTGCCCTTGAAGAAGGCGTGCCGATCATTGATGCGTATAATATGGCGACATTTAACATTGCAAAATACCATCAAATTGATGATTTATTAGGCGTTGTTGGCCCAGGCCGGCTGGCTTCTATAAATATTTTAGACGATCCAATGAACCCAAATCCTGAAACGGTGATATCTAAAGGGGTTATTCTCAAATTAGATGGCGAGAACCAGCATCAATTCCAAGAAACAAAATGGGAAAATGGCGGGCTGGCTCCATTAGATTTAGGCTACGATCTCACGATGAGCGATTTGCAATTCTCTATGCCGCTAGGTGTTAAGATGAGAAATGCCGTTATTATGGAGCCTTATACAGTGGAAATTGATAACTCAATCAACCAGCTCTCATGTGACCATGACCAAAGCTTCTTTAGCCTGATTGACCGAAAAGGCGAGTGGCGTGTGAATACGATGCTAAAAGGGTTCGCAAATAAAGTGCAGGGCTTTGTCAGCTCATTTTCGCTCACGGGTGACATTTTAGTGATCGGGAAAAATAAAGAAGATATGATGCTGGCACATAAGCGGATGAAAGAAATTGGCGGGGGAATCGTCCTCACAGAGAACGGGAAAATTTTGCACGAAATCCCGCTGCAATTATCAGGCTGTGCATCTGCTGAACCATTTGAAACTGTTCTTCAGCAGGAACAAACATTGCGCGAGCTGCTCATTGAGCGCGGTTATCCATTTGACTGCCCAATTGATACACTTGTCTTTTTCCAAAGTACCCATTTGCCGTATATTCGAGTGACACCAAGAGGAATATTTGATGTCATGAAAAAAACTGTACTCTTTCCGTCTATAATGCGTTAAAATATAACAGAGTGGAGCTGTATCATCTTTGCCACATTTCTGACTGCTTTTATAGGGCAGAAGTGAGCCATGATTCTCTTCACTGTCATGTAAGTAAAAATGATCATATGTGGGGCTGTTGACAAAGCAGAGGGCTTTGACATGACGAGTGAAGTACTCTAATTGTAAAATGATTCTGTCAGTTACGCTGGCCGGCCAACATATTTTGAATGATCGAGCAAGGCGGGGCGCATATTTGTGGTCTCGCCGAGCTTTCCGCAAAGCCTGTATATGAGTGCAGAAGACCTAACCAAGCAGAAGTAAGCTTTATACCGGAGCAAACAAGTTTGTCAGATTGTCATACAAAGAAAATGACAGAACTTGTCGAATTTGTTTACGATAAAGAAGCTTCGGCTTACGAAAGAACCTGACGGCATTTTCGGCGGAGACCCAACCTGTCATGATCTGTTTAAAGCTCATTGCTGAGGTTTTAAAAAAATTAGTCAGGAAAGATACCGCTTTCTTAGAAGAAGATCGTGTGAAGCGGTGTGGCAATAGTAAAGGAGAAGATGTTTTAAGATGCAAATTGATAAATTAAGGGGCAAAAGCTTAGATCAGTTATTCAACTCCATCTTATCCCTTAAAGACCTGGAAGAATGTTATCGATTCTTTGATGATTTGTGCACCATCAATGAAATCCAATCTTTATCACAGCGTCTTGAAGTAGCGCGTATGCTTCGCGAGGGAAACACGTATCATAAAATTGAGACGGAAACAGGTGCAAGCACTGCAACTATCTCACGTGTCAAACGTTGCTTGAACTACGGCAACGATGCCTATACGATGGCACTTGACCGCGTAGCAGAACAGCAGGAAAATAACGAAACAAAATAAAGCAGCTCTCACTGTAAACAATCCTTTTTACGAAAAATGGACTTGTTTGCAGTTTTTTTATGAAAAGGCGGGCAGGGGCTGATAAAGTGTCCCTGTTTTTTACTTTAGTTCGCCCATAAACCATCTTTCTCCCTCATAGGAGATGCCATCTTCGCTTGAGATGATTTCCTTAAACTCTACTGTTTGCAAACTTTGTACGCAATTGATCAAAAATATTAACAAAAAAAGTGCGATTCCGCACCTTTTCGAGCTAGACAGATGGCTGTGTGCCTGAAAACATTGGCACTTCTCTTGTTTCGCCATTCTCTTGTCTAAATAATATGTTTTTCATTAAAATGAATAGGCGATTCTATTCCCGCAGCTGCAGATAAGTTAAACAAACCTTCTCTAAGAGACAAGATATAATTGCACACTCGGTATTTTTTTTCTTCAATTGATAAACCCTTTTGCAGTTTTGGATCAGTCGTGGCGACCCCGACTGGGCATTTATTCGTGTGGCAGACTTGAGCGCGAATGCATCCGACTGAAAACATGAGACCTCTGGCAATATTCACAAAGTCAGCTCCCATAGAAAGGGCAATCACAATTTTATCGGGTGAGAGAAGCTTGCCGGAAGCAAAGAGCTTCACCTGATCTCTGACACCGTATCCTTTCAATATTTGATGAACCATTGGGAGTGCCGTGAAAATGGGTAGCCCTGCAGAATCCGCCAATTCATGAAAGGACGCTCCTGTACCGCCTTCTCCACCATCAACTGTAATGAAATCAGGATGTTTCCCGCTTCTTTTCATATAGCTGGCAAGCTCTTCAATATTTTCTTTATGTCCAACAACAAGCTTGATTCCAACAGGCTTTCCGCCTATACTCCTCAGCTGCTCAATGAAATCAAACATGTCAGGAATGGAGTGGAACATCTCAAAACGGTTTGGGCTGTCAATGGATTGGTGAGGCGGCAATTTACGGATATTCGCAATTTCTTCCGTCACTTTTTCGCCGTCAATATGACCGCCGCGTGTTTTTGCTCCTTGTGCCAGCTTGAGTTCAAATGCTTTGACTTCCTCGTGTTCGCTTTTTTTCTTAAATTCTTCAAAGGAAAATGCGCCATCCTCTGTTCTGACGCCAAATAAACCGGGCCCAATCTGGCAAATGATATCTGCGCCGCCTTTGAGGTGATAAGGAGAAAGCCCGCCTTCACCTGTGTTCATCCACGTACCGCCGGCCATTTTTAATCCTGAGGATAGAGCTGTAATTGCCCTGTCGCCTAAGGAGCCGTAGCTCATGGCAGATTGACCGATTAGTCCTTTCACATAAAAAGGCTTTTGACATGTGTGTTCGCCAATGACTTGTACATCCTCTTGATGGAGAAGGTAAGGATTTGCTTCGACTTCTTTGAAATGTTCACTTCTTCGCAGTAAATTGTCTTGGTCAATCTGATACACCTTCGTTTTGATTTTTTCAGATTGATCGATGCGAAGTTCATTTCGCTGCTTTGGAAACAGGACATTTCGAATGTAATAGCCAGGCTTGTCAAAATCACGTTTTGATCCAAAGCCCATCGTCCGGCTTTTGTACTTCCCTGACATAACCGCCTGCTCGTATTCTCTTCTTGAGAAAGGCAGCTCTTCTCGGTCATTCAGAAACAGATATTGGCGAAGCTCAGGTCCTATTTTTTCAAAGATAAACCGCAGCTTTCCAATGACCGGATAATTTCGCAAAACTGAATGTTCTTCTTGTTTTTCATCCCTCATCCCTCATCCAAATCCATATCAATAGAATGATTGGGATGATCAAACAAATGACTAGCAATGCGCCGATGACAATTAAAGTTGTTGTCATGAAAATTCCCTCTTTTCTCTCTCATTGCTGTTGTTATTCCACTTTTTAATGAAAGAGAAACCACATCAGCATATTGTGACGTTTAGAAATGAAAAGGCGGGGTAACTTACAAATAAGATCATACGGGGAGGGAACATACATGAATAAGCGTCCAAATGCGTATGTACTTGCGGGACTAGGGATTGGAGGAGCTGTGTTATTAGCGGTAAAAAATAAACAGCATCTGAAAAAATGGGCAGGCATGTTCCGGTCAGATGAAAAGGTTCCTGAAAAAGCCGGCCACCCAGATCCATTAGATATCCAAGACAACAAGATGGTCGACGAAGGGGCCATGACATCCGTCCATTATTTTAATGAAGCGAGACAATAGTTTGAAAAAAACCGTTTTGAAAGATCAAAACGGTTTTTTCTTGTCTAAGAGGATCGACAAGGGTAAAACCGATCAGCCTTTGTGATCAGGTGTCGAGAATTGAAATTCAATGCCTGACAGATGATAGGTTGAGAGAACATGCTAATCCGTCAAACGTAAAGAAAGATCATACTCATAAACCGGTGCGTTCCGCAGCAATTCGGATTCTTCTGCAAATAACGCCAAGTCAGCTAACCGCCTCACCCTTTTTCAGCTTCTCTTCAAGTGGATTTTTTATCTATTCTCCAGCAATTTTATGTAAAGCTACAATCACCTATTTTCAAAAGAATGAAACTTTTAGCTGAAAGAGGTTACCCATTTTTTGCGGTCACTGATTTTGTTATAATATTTAAATGGAATGAAACGAATGGAGGAACGTTTTTCATGTATGATGTTACCGAGTGGAGGCATGTCTTTAAACTCGATCCAAATAAAGAAATTTCCGATGAACAGCTAGAAGCGATTTGCGAATCTGGAACGGATGCCATATTGATTGGCGGAAGTGATCATGTGACAGAGGACAACGTGCTTCAATTAATGTCAAAGGTCCGCCGGTTTCTAGTGCCATGTGTGCTCGAAATCTCCACACATGAGATGATTGTGCCTGGCTTTGATCTGTATTTCATCCCGACCGTCTTAAACAGCTCTCACCCTGACTGGATTGTTGGGCTACATAAGGACGCAATGAAGGAATTCGGTGATTTGATGTCAATGGAAGAGATTGTACCTGAAGGCTATGTCATCTTAAATGAAGATTGTAAAGCGGCCAAGCTCACAAAGGCAAATACAGCGCTGGATATCGATGACGTCAGGGCATATGCAAGAGTGGCGGAACATTTGATGAAGCTGCCCATTTTTTATCTGGAATACAGCGGAACGCTTGGAGACATAGAGTTTGTCAAAGAAACAAAAGCAGTGCTTGATGAAACAGTTCTTTTTTATGGGGGCGGCATTGAGAACGCTAAGCAGGCAAAAGACTTCTCGCAGCATGCAGACGTTGTGGTTGTAGGAAACGTCATTTATGACAATTTCAAAGAAGCATTAAAGACAGTCGAAGCAGTCAAAAAATCATCATAGTCAAATAAGGCGAAACGGGTTAAAATAGAACATAAGTTCGAATTGGCGGTGAATGGAATGAATGAAATATCGAATCATCTATTAGAAGGACTGAATGACGCACAGAAAGAAGCAGTCAAAGCAACAGAAGGTCCTTTATTGTTGATGGCAGGAGCAGGAAGCGGAAAGACACGGGTGCTCACACATCGAATTGCCTACTTAATGGCAGAAAAGCATGTGGCTCCTTGGAACATTTTAGCGATTACATTTACAAATAAAGCAGCACGTGAAATGCGTGAACGTGTCCAGGCTATTTTAGGACCTGGCGCAGATGACATCTGGATTTCTACGTTCCACAGCATGTGTGTCCGTATTTTAAGACGCGATATTGACCGCATTGGTGTGAATCGCAACTTCTCTATTTTAGACACATCTGACCAGCTTTCAGTCATTAAAAACATTTTAAAAGAACGGAATATCGATCCAAAAAAGTTTGATCCACGGAGCATTTTAGGTTCCATCAGCAGTGCAAAAAATGAACTCATTGACGCAGAGGAATACGCCAAAACAGCTGGTGATTTCTATGATCAAGTGGTCAGCGACGTCTATACAGATTATCAAAAGCGTTTACTCAAAAACCAATCGCTCGACTTTGATGATTTAATTATGATGACGATTCGTTTGTTTGAGCGCATCCCTGAAGTATTAGAGCATTATCAGCGGAAATTCCAATACATTCATGTGGATGAGTATCAGGATACGAACAGAGCGCAGTACATGCTTGTGAAATTGCTCGCGCAGCGCTTTCAAAATATATGTGTTGTCGGTGACTCAGATCAATCCATTTATCGCTGGCGCGGAGCGGATATTACAAACATTCTCTCCTTTGAAAAAGATTATCCATCCAGTGAAGTGATTCTGCTTGAGCAAAATTACAGATCGACGAAACGCATTTTGCATGCTGCAAATACGGTCATTCAAAACAATGCAAACCGGAAGCCGAAAAATCTTTGGACAGAAAATGATGAAGGGGCGAAGATTGTCTATTACCGTGCAGATAATGAATTCGGTGAAGGACAATTTGTCGCAGGAAAAATTCGTCAGCTTTATCAGAGCGGAAAGCGCAAATTATCCGATTTTGCGATCCTTTACCGGACAAATGCCCAGTCTCGTGTTATAGAGGAAACATTAATGAAAGCCAACATTCAATACAACATTGTCGGCGGTACGAAGTTCTATGATAGAAAAGAGATCAAGGACATTTTGGCATACTTGCGCCTAGTGTCAAACCCAGATGACGATATTAGTTTTGCACGAATTGTTAACGTACCAAAGCGCGGAATTGGTGCGACATCTGTTGATAAAATTGCCGCATTTGCGGAGATGAATGACCTGTCTATGTTTGAAGCGCTTGGTCAGGTGGATTTCATTGGACTGAGTGCAAGAGCGGCCAATGCGCTTGATGAGTTCAAACAGCTCATTGATCAAATGACGAACATGCAGGATTATTTATCTGTCACTGAATTAACAGAAGAAATCCTAGAGAAAACAGGCTATCGTGAAGCGCTGAAGCTCGAAAAAACGATTGAAGCACAAAGCCGCTTAGAAAATATTGACGAGTTTCTATCCGTCACTAAGAACTTTGAAGAACAGAATGAGGACAAGTCACTTGTGACCTTCCTGCATGAACTCGCCCTCGTCGCAGACATTGATAAGCTTGATGAGAATGAAGAAGATCAGGATGCCGTCATCTTAATGACACTTCACGCTGCAAAAGGTCTAGAATTCCCTGTTGTTTTCTTAATGGGGATGGAGGAGGGGGTCTTCCCGCACAGTCGTTCATTAATGGAAGATGCAGAGATGGAGGAGGAGCGCCGCCTCGCTTACGTAGGCATCACTAGGGCTGAAGAAGAGCTTTATTTATCAAGTGCGAAAATGAGAACACTTTTCGGCCGGACGAACATGAATCTTGAATCAAGATTCATTCGAGAAATACCAGCCGATTTATTGGACAACCTAAATGAGAAAAAAGAAACAAAAACACCGTTTAGCCAAACAAAAGAAAGACAGCAAAGACGAGGCCCTGTCTCACGCCCGCAGACACAAACCATTCAACACACAGGCGGCAGCAGTATTGGCTGGGCTGTGGGCGATAAAGCGGCCCATAAAAAGTGGGGCGTTGGTACGGTTGTCAGTGTGAAAGGCAGCGGAGACAGCACAGAGCTTGATATTGCGTTCCCAAGCCCTACAGGCATTAAGCGTCTTCTCGCAGCATTTGCACCAATTGAGAAGCAATAAACTGATAGGACTGACAAAACGGATGAATTGAAAGGAAGAAGCAGATGGATAAAGAAGCAGCGAAACGCCGGATCGAGGAACTGCACCAGATTTTGAATCAATACAACTACGAATATCATACACTTGATCGTCCAAGTGTTCCTGACGCGGAATATGATGCGCGGATGCGTGAGCTGATCTCTTTGGAGGAAGAGCACCCTGATTTAAAAGCAGCGGATTCTCCTTCACAAAGAGTAGGCGGCGCTGTTTTAGACGCCTTCCAAAAAGTGCGTCACAGCACACCAATGCTCAGCCTTGGGAATGCGTTTAATGAACAGGACCTTCTTGATTTTGACCGCCGGGTTCGTCAAGCAGTCGGTGACGATATCGCATACAATGTCGAGCTGAAAATTGATGGACTCGCTGTTTCTCTCCGTTATGAAAATGGCATGTTTGTCAGAGGAGCTACGCGCGGTGATGGAACAACGGGTGAGGATATTACTGAAAACCTCAAAACGATTCGTTCCATCCCGCTTAAAATCAAACGCCCTCTGTCGATTGAAGTGAGAGGCGAGGTATTTATGCCAAAACCTTCTTTTGAAGCATTAAATGAAAAAAGAATACAAAACGAAGAAGAGCCGTTTGCAAACCCGCGTAATGCGGCTGCAGGTTCACTTCGTCAGCTTGATACGAAAATTGCAGCGAAACGAAACCTTGATATATTCGTCTACAGTATAGCGGAGCTTGATGAAATAGGTGTTGAAACGCAAAGCGCAGGACTTGATCTTCTCGACGAACTTGGCTTTAAAACAAACAAAGAAAGACGGATGTGCCAAACGATCGAAGAAGTAATCGACTTCATTGAAACATTAAAAATGAAGCGTGCCGATTTTTCATATGAAATCGATGGAATTGTCATTAAAGTCGATTCACTGGCTCAGCAGGACGAACTCGGCTTTACAGCAAAAAGCCCGCGCTGGGCGGTTGCATACAAGTTTCCGGCTGAAGAGGTCGTAACGAAGCTGCTTGATATTGAACTAAGTGTCGGGCGTACAGGCGTGATCACACCAACAGCGATTCTTGAACCTGTCAAAGTAGCAGGGACGACAGTGCAGCGTGCGTCTCTTCATAATGAAGATTTGATCAAAGAAAAGGATATTCGCTATTTTGATCAAGTGATTGTGAAAAAAGCCGGCGATATTATTCCTGAAGTCTCAGGTGTCCTTGTCGATCAGCGTACAGGCGAAGAAAAACCGTTTCACATGCCGACTGAATGTCCAGAGTGTCATAGTGAGCTGGTGCGAATCGAAGGTGAAGTGGCCTTGCGGTGCATCAATCCAGAATGTCCTGCCCAAATACGTGAGGGACTCATTCACTTCGTTTCCCGTAATGCGATGAATATTGATGGGCTTGGCGAGCGGGTCATTACCCAGCTTTTCAAGGAACAGCTCGTTTCGCGTGTGTCCGACCTTTACCGATTAACGAAAGAAGAGCTGATTCAGCTTGAACGAATGGGCGAAAAATCTGTCGACAATTTACTGCGATCGATTGAGCAGTCGAAAGAAAACTCTCTTGAGCGTTTACTATTTGGACTCGGCATTCGATTTATTGGTTCAAAAGCGGCAAAGACTTTGGCGATGCATTT contains the following coding sequences:
- a CDS encoding heptaprenylglyceryl phosphate synthase gives rise to the protein MYDVTEWRHVFKLDPNKEISDEQLEAICESGTDAILIGGSDHVTEDNVLQLMSKVRRFLVPCVLEISTHEMIVPGFDLYFIPTVLNSSHPDWIVGLHKDAMKEFGDLMSMEEIVPEGYVILNEDCKAAKLTKANTALDIDDVRAYARVAEHLMKLPIFYLEYSGTLGDIEFVKETKAVLDETVLFYGGGIENAKQAKDFSQHADVVVVGNVIYDNFKEALKTVEAVKKSS
- the pcrA gene encoding DNA helicase PcrA; this encodes MNEISNHLLEGLNDAQKEAVKATEGPLLLMAGAGSGKTRVLTHRIAYLMAEKHVAPWNILAITFTNKAAREMRERVQAILGPGADDIWISTFHSMCVRILRRDIDRIGVNRNFSILDTSDQLSVIKNILKERNIDPKKFDPRSILGSISSAKNELIDAEEYAKTAGDFYDQVVSDVYTDYQKRLLKNQSLDFDDLIMMTIRLFERIPEVLEHYQRKFQYIHVDEYQDTNRAQYMLVKLLAQRFQNICVVGDSDQSIYRWRGADITNILSFEKDYPSSEVILLEQNYRSTKRILHAANTVIQNNANRKPKNLWTENDEGAKIVYYRADNEFGEGQFVAGKIRQLYQSGKRKLSDFAILYRTNAQSRVIEETLMKANIQYNIVGGTKFYDRKEIKDILAYLRLVSNPDDDISFARIVNVPKRGIGATSVDKIAAFAEMNDLSMFEALGQVDFIGLSARAANALDEFKQLIDQMTNMQDYLSVTELTEEILEKTGYREALKLEKTIEAQSRLENIDEFLSVTKNFEEQNEDKSLVTFLHELALVADIDKLDENEEDQDAVILMTLHAAKGLEFPVVFLMGMEEGVFPHSRSLMEDAEMEEERRLAYVGITRAEEELYLSSAKMRTLFGRTNMNLESRFIREIPADLLDNLNEKKETKTPFSQTKERQQRRGPVSRPQTQTIQHTGGSSIGWAVGDKAAHKKWGVGTVVSVKGSGDSTELDIAFPSPTGIKRLLAAFAPIEKQ
- the ligA gene encoding NAD-dependent DNA ligase LigA, whose product is MDKEAAKRRIEELHQILNQYNYEYHTLDRPSVPDAEYDARMRELISLEEEHPDLKAADSPSQRVGGAVLDAFQKVRHSTPMLSLGNAFNEQDLLDFDRRVRQAVGDDIAYNVELKIDGLAVSLRYENGMFVRGATRGDGTTGEDITENLKTIRSIPLKIKRPLSIEVRGEVFMPKPSFEALNEKRIQNEEEPFANPRNAAAGSLRQLDTKIAAKRNLDIFVYSIAELDEIGVETQSAGLDLLDELGFKTNKERRMCQTIEEVIDFIETLKMKRADFSYEIDGIVIKVDSLAQQDELGFTAKSPRWAVAYKFPAEEVVTKLLDIELSVGRTGVITPTAILEPVKVAGTTVQRASLHNEDLIKEKDIRYFDQVIVKKAGDIIPEVSGVLVDQRTGEEKPFHMPTECPECHSELVRIEGEVALRCINPECPAQIREGLIHFVSRNAMNIDGLGERVITQLFKEQLVSRVSDLYRLTKEELIQLERMGEKSVDNLLRSIEQSKENSLERLLFGLGIRFIGSKAAKTLAMHFENIDQLKQATKEQLLEVDEIGEKMADAVVTYFEKEEILDLLNELKELGVNMTYTGPKPVKAEESDSYFAGKTIVLTGKLEEMARNDAKAAIEALGGKLAGSVSKKTDLVIAGEAAGSKLTKAEELNIEIWDEAKMLEELKK